The genomic window GCCATAAAGCGCTTCCACGGGCACCTCCATCTCTCCCATGGAATCGCGTTCCACCCGATGGCTTTCAGCAGCGGTCTTTTTCATGATCAAACCGCATCATGCCTTCGTTCCCCGCGATTTCCACCGGAAACGTTCGTGAATGGGGATTCGATTCCATGCTTGCCAGATTAACTTTTTCCCACAAAGTTAATTTGTAATTCACCAATCCACTTATGAAACGCCCGCTTCAAAACATCGCCGCATCATTGCTTTTCGTCGTCCTCCCCAGCTCCGCTCTGGCGGGATTGGAGCCGGGTGAGCAGATCAACCTCACCATCCGGGGCGTTGGGCCGGTGGAGCAGCAGAAAATCTCGGGCGTCTATCGAGTGGGGGAAAGCGGCGGGATCCGTCTGCCTCTGCTCGACGAATTGGTATCCGCACGAGGATTGACGCCCGAGCAGTTCGCACGGGCTGCGGAGGCGGCCTATGTGAAGGCCGGAATTTACGCGCGCCCCGCCATCGAGGTGGAGGCGTTGCAGGGCAAGGACCAGCAGGGAACGGCGGTTGTCAGTGTGGGTGGGCAGGTCCGCCGCGCCGGCGACAGCCCGTTCCGCAAGGGCATGACGGTGATCCAGGCCATCGATGCGGCGGGCGGGCGGAATGAATTCGGCGGGAGGAATCTGCTCCTGCTGCGGGATGGAAAGCAGTACTGCCTGGACTTCACCAACCTCGCCCACAAGAACATCGTCCTGCTGCCGAACGATTCCATCCAAGTCGAGCAGAAGCAGGTTTTCGACAAATGGAAGGGAACCGAGGAAGCGGTGAGAAAACTGACGGAGTGAGGATGCCCGGAGGATGGCAAATGGTGAAAACGAAAAATCCCCCGCCGACAGCGTTAGACATCCCGCGGATTTTCTGTATAAACCCCACCCGGACCGCCATGCCACGCCATCTCCTCATTTCGCTGATCGCCGCCGCCTCCTTTTCCTCCGTGTTTGCCGAGGCCCGTCCTTGGAAGAGCGCGGATGGCACGCGCACAATACAGGGCGAGTTCGTAAAGCGGGACGCCACCAGCGTCACGATCAAAACGGACGCAGGAAAGGAACTCACCATCGAGTTCACCAAGCTCCATTCGGACGACGTGAAGTGGCTGGATACGAACCAGCCCATCGGCGGGCTTCCTCCGGCGGCGGACCCCACGGCGTTTTTCGACAATCTCACCTTCAAGGACACGCGGGAGACCGCGTTGAAAAAACTCAAGGTCAGCAAGCTGGTGGAGATGACGGCGGACGAGGCTTTCATCGGCCGCTCCGGACTGAACGGCGTTTTCAAGACCCGTGCGAAGATCGGCGCGCTGGATGGCTTCCTCTACTTCGACTGGACGGAAGCGGGCAAACTCAAGGAACTCACCCTGCAAACCGACCTCCGTCCCGAATCCGACTATAAGTCCGTGTTGGAACCCGGCTGGAAACAGCTGGGCGAGCTGCTCACCGGACTCTACGGCAAGCCGCTGCAAAAAGGTCCTCTCCCCGGCGTGACCTCGCTCACGGACGGCATGTTCTCCCCGTCCCACCTGTGGAAGATCGAGGGTGGAAGCGCGCTGCTCGGCACGGCGCGGGATGGCGCACGCTACCAGCTCGTCGTCCGCTTCACCCAGAAGAAGCCGCAGATCGTCGAGGTGCCGTAATCCCCACCCGGCGGACTCCTGCCTTGAAAACTTCGTGTGGCGGACAAGACTCTCCACATGGACGAGCTTGATCTTTTTTCCTCCGCACCCCCACCCGAGACGCGCATCCGCGATCTCAGGGCCCAGCTCGACCACCACAACCGCCTCTACTACAACAAGGCGACGCCGGAAATCTCCGATGCGGAGTATGACACGCTCTTCCGCGAGCTGGAACTTCTGGAGGAAAAACACCCCGAGTTCCACGATGCGAACTCCCCCACCCTGCGCGTCGGCGGCGCGCCCATCGAGGGATTCCAGCAGATCCGCCACGCGGTCCCCATGCTCAGCATCGACGACGTGTTCGAGCTCGGTGCCGAGGCCATGGAAAAATCCGGGGCCGCCAGCGCGGAGCAGGAACTCATCGACTTCTACCAACGCCTCCAGAAAAATCTCAAACGCCCGGACATCGCCGTCACCATCGAACCGAAAATCGACGGCGTCGCCGTTTCCCTGCTCTACCGCGACGGCAAGCTCGCCTACGCCGCCACCCGGGGTGACGGCCAGACGGGGGACGATGTGACGCACAATGTACGGACGATCCGTAGCATTCCATTGGAATTGAAATTCCATGAAGCACCCCAGCCGCCCCCCACGGTTGACTTGGACAGCCTTCTTCCCTATCTTGACACCCATGAACCAAACGCAGCTTCTCGCCGCACGCCTCCGCAAAGCCAGGGAAATAGCCTGGCGAAAAGGCTTGTCGATGACCTCGGAAGAGGCGATGGAACAGATGTTCCGCAACGGGTCCGACAGGAAGCCGAATCCGTGGTATCGTGGGCCGGAGAATCAAACCGGCTCCTCGACCCGAGACGATTCGGAAGACTCGCCGCTCGTTACCCTCAGCTAG from Luteolibacter yonseiensis includes these protein-coding regions:
- a CDS encoding polysaccharide biosynthesis/export family protein, producing MKRPLQNIAASLLFVVLPSSALAGLEPGEQINLTIRGVGPVEQQKISGVYRVGESGGIRLPLLDELVSARGLTPEQFARAAEAAYVKAGIYARPAIEVEALQGKDQQGTAVVSVGGQVRRAGDSPFRKGMTVIQAIDAAGGRNEFGGRNLLLLRDGKQYCLDFTNLAHKNIVLLPNDSIQVEQKQVFDKWKGTEEAVRKLTE